The Halichoerus grypus chromosome 3, mHalGry1.hap1.1, whole genome shotgun sequence genome segment CCTTCGAGGCAGGCCGGCGCTGCGTCTCTGGAGAGGGCAACTTTGAGTTCGAAACCCGGCAAGGCAACGAGATCTTCTTGGCCCTGGAAGAAGCCATTTCTGCCCAGAAGAACAGCGCCCCTCCTGGGCCCCAAACCCAGCTAGCCACAGTCCCTGCGGTGCTGCCCCGGCCAGAAAGCCCCTACTCCCGGCCCCACGACTCACTGCCACCTCCGTCGCCCTCCACTCCAGTGCCCACCGCCCGGCCACGGGGCCCAGAGGGGGAGTATGCAGTGCCCTTCGATGCAGTGGCCCGTAACCTGGGGAAGAGCTTGAGGGGCATCCTGGcggtccctccccagccccccacggACCCTCTGTATGACAGCATTGAGGAGCACCCACCCCCGCGACCTGACCACATATATGATGAGCCTGAGGGAGTGGCTGTCCTGTCCCTGTATGACAGCCCACAGGAGCCCCAGGGTGAggcctggaggaggcaggccACAGCTGACAGGGACCCTGGCAGCCTCCAGCACGTCTACCCAGCAGGGCAGGACTTCTCTGCCTCTGGCTGGCCACAGGGAACTGAGTATGACAATGTCATTCTTAAGAAAGGCCCAAAGTGATGGGGGTGGAGAAGGCGTAGACCTTATCAAATACGGGTGCTGAAGCCTGTGGGTGCTGAAGCCTGCCTGTCCcccctgggggtggggtcagaggTCCGTGAGAAGGAGCGGGAGGGTGGCAGCAGGCCTTCCTTCTAGTTTCTGCTGGTTACTCCTCCTGGCTGCTGCATTCCAGGaacttccctctgctccttccggAACCCTGGGCTTGGCCTACCTTAGTCTGGTCTGAGGAATTGTCCCTCCCAGGGCCTGCTGCATGAGTCACCATCCCAATGCAGGAAGAGTGCCTGAAAGCGACGcaccctcctcctacccctttccacttcctcttctttctttccccggCCTAAAGGAACCTTGGGCATTTAGGGCAGAGGACAAAAGGATGTCAGCAAATTGCCCTGGTTCCTTGGCTTGTGCGGGCCTCCTGCCTGCTGGGGATAGCCCTGGCTCCAGGCACCCGGGAGGATGGCTGTCGCTTTCTGTAGGTTTTGGACTTCTCTGTGGCATTAaaatttctggaatatttttgTGTGGCATCAGtgctgtggggtggggatgggatgcGACAGCCACAGCCCTCCTGGGGAAGAATGCTTCAACTGGCCACCATTGATACTTCCTGTCCCAGCAGCAAGATCCTCTCTGAGCCTAGGCTGGGTCCCAAGCATTTGTCCACAGAGTAGCAGGTCTGTG includes the following:
- the DOK2 gene encoding docking protein 2 isoform X3 codes for the protein MKWRRFGAVLYGESDCALARLELQEGPEKPRRGEAARRVIRLSDCLRVAEAGGEASSPRDTSAFFLETKERLYLLAAPATERSDWIQAICLLAFPGQRKELLGPGGKGSRPCMEENELYSSTTAVVPRKEFAVTMRPTEASERCRLRGSYTLRAGETALELWSGPELGTQLFEWPYRFLRRFGRDKVTFSFEAGRRCVSGEGNFEFETRQGNEIFLALEEAISAQKNSAPPGPQTQLATVPAVLPRPESPYSRPHDSLPPPSPSTPVPTARPRGPEGEYAVPFDAVARNLGKSLRGILAVPPQPPTDPLYDSIEEHPPPRPDHIYDEPEGVAVLSLYDSPQEPQGEAWRRQATADRDPGSLQHVYPAGQDFSASGWPQGTEYDNVILKKGPK
- the DOK2 gene encoding docking protein 2 isoform X4 — translated: MRPTEASERCRLRGSYTLRAGETALELWSGPELGTQLFEWPYRFLRRFGRDKVTFSFEAGRRCVSGEGNFEFETRQGNEIFLALEEAISAQKNSAPPGPQTQLATVPAVLPRPESPYSRPHDSLPPPSPSTPVPTARPRGPEGEYAVPFDAVARNLGKSLRGILAVPPQPPTDPLYDSIEEHPPPRPDHIYDEPEGVAVLSLYDSPQEPQGEAWRRQATADRDPGSLQHVYPAGQDFSASGWPQGTEYDNVILKKGPK